The window GTACGGCTACCGGCATCGGACGACGCCGCAGCTCGATGCGCGACTCGCAAAAGCGGGCGCACTGGTGAAGCAGGCGGTCGTTCCGGTTCCGTTCACGCCGCCGTCGCACATGACGATGCTCACGGGTCTCGAGCCCTGCGCGCACGGCATCGAGGATAGGGACGGAATCCTCGCTCCCGAAGATCTCCTCCTGGCCGAAATCCTGCGCGACGCGGGCTACGACACCGCGGCGTTCACCGAGAATGCCTACGTCGTTGCGGGCGCCGGCTTCGCGCGCGGGTTCGATGCCTACGTGGAGATGCGCGAGGATGCGTCGGCCGCGCCGGGCTTCGGCGTCGCGACCTTTCGGGCCGCCGAAGAGTGGCTGGCCCAGAGCTCGCACGAACCGTTCTTCCTCTTCGTCCACACCTACCAGGTGCACCAGCCGTACACGCCGCCGCGGGGATACCGACATCTGTTCGGCGACTACCCACCCGAAGACGGACGAGAACAGCGGTGGAAGGACGACCAGCAGGCGTACGATCAGGAGATCCGGTACACCGACGATCTGCTGGGCGGTTTCCTGGACGTTCTCGCTGCGCGCGGTCTCGTGGACGACACGATCGTCATCGTAACCTCCGATCACGGGGAGGAGTTCGGCCACCACAGTTGGGGAGGGCATGGCTTCGGTCTCTGGGACGAAGCCGTGCTGGTGCCGCTCGTGATTCGCGCTCCCGGAATCATCGCCCCGGGTACGGTGATCGACTCACAGGTCGGGCTGGTCGACCTCGTCCCGACCGTTTTGGATCTCGCCGGCGTGGGACTGCCGCGGCCGGTGCAGGGGCAGAGCTTTGCTGGTCTCCTAAGGGGAACCGGCCCCGGTGATTTCGAAGAGCGCCCGCTCGTGAGCCGGGCCACCGGGTTCAAGATCACCGCGGTCCGGATGCCACCTGTGAAGTACGTCCTGCAAGAGGACCGGGAGACGGTCGAGAGGCTCTATTTCCTAGACAAGGACCCGGCGGAAAAGCGTCCCGTGAAGAAGCTCGCTCATAAGAAGGAGCTGGGGGACGGACGCACCGCGCTGGCGCGGTTCGACAAGGACTGTGTGGCCTACCGTGCCGCGCACCCCGTCACGACGGGGAAGGATTCGTTGTTCGAGCAGCGTCCCGATTGGCTGATCAATCGGAACGAGATCGACCGAAAACTCCGTTCACTCGGTTACGTCGAGTAGCGGCAGCGTCACGGCGGGTTCTCCCGACGAGAGAACGAGGGGCTGGCCGATCGCGGGAAGGCGGATCTCGCCTTGTCCGTAGCCCGCAACCCGACCGGCCGCGCGGAAGAGCTCGGGTGGCTCGGACGGAGGTTCATCGGAGAGGTCGAACGTCCCGTAGTGCATCCCGATGAGTGCGCGCGCCTGCACATCGCGTCCTGCCTGGACAGCTTCGGCCGGGTCCATGTGGAACACCTTCATCATCTCTCGAGGCCGGTACGCGCCGATCGGCACGGCGGCGAGGTCGAACGGCCCGAGGCGCGCGCCGATTTCCTTGAACCCCGCGAAGTAGCCGGTGTCGCCGGCGAAGTAGAACCGCTCGTTCGGGCCGACCACCGCCCAGGAGGCCCACAGCGTCTCCATGCCGTCGAACGCGCCGCGTCGGCTCCAGTGCTGCGTCGGGAGGCAGTGAATCTCGAGGTCGCCGGAGCGGGCGATCTGTCCCCAGCCCATCTCCTCGACGTGCTCGATGCCTGCGTCGCGCAGCAGCGCTCCGTTTTCGAGGGGGACGAAGAAGCGTGCATTCGGATTGCGGGTCGCGATCTCGACCAGGCTGTCGAGGTCGAGATGGTCGTAATGGTTGTGGGAGACGACCACGA of the Candidatus Binatia bacterium genome contains:
- a CDS encoding sulfatase; translation: MPILFQRRPRPVYQFVHGGANAVWRRLRRAVAVAGACLLLVSAGAGASDRAIEPEAGSPSMAGVAVVEIGQETRPVLARTRRRALRLNERIVLPVGVLEVPVELPADLDDGVGIKIDATVSLRDPDKSKDVTPRDAQRMRLEPVSVVAESGATSATLSVPIPPEFGGQRGLVTVVARELPGAAVAVEDVGPWKVDAGARLEFGFGVEASAWEEGHPPAHFRVVGLPEGGEPVVLFDRRLDPVRDARDRRWVDASVGLESLAGRTVTFRFEAGSQPDTLGAKVPRSLPVFSNPRLRRARSTEAKRPNVVLVSLDTLRAQSTSAYGYRHRTTPQLDARLAKAGALVKQAVVPVPFTPPSHMTMLTGLEPCAHGIEDRDGILAPEDLLLAEILRDAGYDTAAFTENAYVVAGAGFARGFDAYVEMREDASAAPGFGVATFRAAEEWLAQSSHEPFFLFVHTYQVHQPYTPPRGYRHLFGDYPPEDGREQRWKDDQQAYDQEIRYTDDLLGGFLDVLAARGLVDDTIVIVTSDHGEEFGHHSWGGHGFGLWDEAVLVPLVIRAPGIIAPGTVIDSQVGLVDLVPTVLDLAGVGLPRPVQGQSFAGLLRGTGPGDFEERPLVSRATGFKITAVRMPPVKYVLQEDRETVERLYFLDKDPAEKRPVKKLAHKKELGDGRTALARFDKDCVAYRAAHPVTTGKDSLFEQRPDWLINRNEIDRKLRSLGYVE
- a CDS encoding MBL fold metallo-hydrolase, coding for MTKARPYFLVVLLAIALGGVSRAEEPAPFPQPRDDDGRFANLAGPLDRAGIDVTFPFFLRRIGKIFAGSDGIPAQVQNDGAFLRANATASVPTITWIGHATMLVQMEHQSFLTDPMWSKRASPLSWAGPKRFHPPGVAQSDLPPIDFVVVSHNHYDHLDLDSLVEIATRNPNARFFVPLENGALLRDAGIEHVEEMGWGQIARSGDLEIHCLPTQHWSRRGAFDGMETLWASWAVVGPNERFYFAGDTGYFAGFKEIGARLGPFDLAAVPIGAYRPREMMKVFHMDPAEAVQAGRDVQARALIGMHYGTFDLSDEPPSEPPELFRAAGRVAGYGQGEIRLPAIGQPLVLSSGEPAVTLPLLDVTE